The Lewinellaceae bacterium DNA window ATTTCTCAAAAGTTGTGACACCGGTCAGTTAAACCCGGAAACCCTCGAAAATACCATCATAACCCTGCCTTCCAATGAGCTTTCCAGAGCCAGGGGAGGCTCGCATTGCATGACATGTCCTATCTTGCGGGGGTAAATGAACCGATATGCAACACGAGCGCATCCTGATCAAACAATCCCATACTATTACAACCCGGGTTCGCTATAGTGAGACCGACCGCATGGGTGTCGTTTATTATGGAAATTATGCTTCCTTTTACGAAATCGGTCGCGTCGAATTCCTTCGCTCCCTGGGAGTACGCTACCGCGATCTGGAGGATATTCATCAGCTGGCCCTGGCTGTCGTAAGTATGGAAACAAAATATTTACGACCTGCACGTTACGATGACCTGTTGACCATTGAAACCACTTTACAGCATTTGGAGGGAAAATTTGTCGTGTTCTTCTCAGAAATCCGCAACGAAGCCAATCAAATCCTGAACACAGGCCGTATCAAACTTTGTTTTGTTGACAGGACACTATTTAAAAGTGTGCCCGTTCCTGCATTTTTTATCGATATCATTACGAAAGCAATTGACCGGCCGCTGGAATAAATATAAACGATGGTTCACCCATCATCCCAGGGTACTCGGATTCATTCGATGGTCCAAAACCCATAGTTTTCCCGGATTTGTCGGGATACCCATCTATTCCGTATTTCTATTTGTTTGGAATGAGGCGAAAGAAGAGCGCCTGAACCTGAGGGCAAATAGCATCGCCTATAACTTTTTCCTGGCAATCTTTCCATTCACTTTGTTCTTGCTGACGCTTATTTCGTTTCTCCCGCTGCAGGATGTAGAATCTTATATCTTAGCCTGGCATAACTCCATCCGGGGCGTCCTGCCCAAGGATGTGGACTCGTTTTTATTCAGCGATGTCATCCAGGGGATCTTTGACCTCCATCGCGGCGATTTGCTTTCGGTAGGTTTTATTCTGGCCATTTTGTTTGCCTCGGAAGGCATGTTATCCATGTTGCATGGTTTCGAAAAAGACTATACCCATGCTTTCAAAAGCCGGACGATTCTCCATAAGCGTTTGGTGGCTCTCGCTCTCACCGGCAGCTCCGGGATCCTGCTTACACTTTCCTTTATCGTGGTCGGGTTCGGAAATACGGTGGTCACCGAGCTGGTAGAACGGCCGGGTATGCTCTGGCTCACCCGCTGGGGATTGTATGGTATTCACTGGTTTGTCACCCTGCTGATCGTCTGGTTGTTGGTTTCCATCATCTACCGCTATGGAACGCCCACGAGGCAGAAACTGTCCCTTTTTGCACCCGGTACCAATGTGGCGACAGTAACCATCGTGATATTCTCCTTTTTGATTTCCTACTTTTTTAACCGGTTTGGAACCTACAACAAGGTCTATGGATCGATCGGTGCAATCATCGTCACCATGCTCTGGATAAAATATCTGGTGTTGATACTGCTGATCGGCTTCGAACTGAATGCGAGCATTGCTACCCTCGCTACTCCTGCCAGCGGTACGTCGAAACCTGAAAGCCTGACAGATCCAGGACCCGGTCAATCACGGTAAGTAATAATTGGCGGATATCCTGAGGCTTACTGTATAAGGAAGGTACGGCAGGACAGATGATCGCACCGGCCCGTGTCAAACGAAGCATATTCTCCAGATG harbors:
- a CDS encoding YihY/virulence factor BrkB family protein encodes the protein MTGRWNKYKRWFTHHPRVLGFIRWSKTHSFPGFVGIPIYSVFLFVWNEAKEERLNLRANSIAYNFFLAIFPFTLFLLTLISFLPLQDVESYILAWHNSIRGVLPKDVDSFLFSDVIQGIFDLHRGDLLSVGFILAILFASEGMLSMLHGFEKDYTHAFKSRTILHKRLVALALTGSSGILLTLSFIVVGFGNTVVTELVERPGMLWLTRWGLYGIHWFVTLLIVWLLVSIIYRYGTPTRQKLSLFAPGTNVATVTIVIFSFLISYFFNRFGTYNKVYGSIGAIIVTMLWIKYLVLILLIGFELNASIATLATPASGTSKPESLTDPGPGQSR
- a CDS encoding acyl-CoA thioesterase; protein product: MQHERILIKQSHTITTRVRYSETDRMGVVYYGNYASFYEIGRVEFLRSLGVRYRDLEDIHQLALAVVSMETKYLRPARYDDLLTIETTLQHLEGKFVVFFSEIRNEANQILNTGRIKLCFVDRTLFKSVPVPAFFIDIITKAIDRPLE